From the genome of Solanum pennellii chromosome 6, SPENNV200:
GTGAAATGGACTTTGTGCACCACTATATCTTCCATTACATGATGAGTACTTTCATTGAgtgaattttcctttttaactgATTTTGACATAAACTCGGTCCCCTTATGCTCATACTCAATAAGAGGAGGATTTCGAGGGTTGAAAATTGTACGATCATGTAAAGGAAGAGGATTTATGTCAAGCCCTCGACAGGCTTGACCCCATGCAACTAAAAAGTTGCTAGTGGAATGGCCATCCGCCACAGTATGGTGGGCGGTGAACCCGACCACCAACGAGCCACAAGTGAACCTTGTGACTTGAACTTGCACCAATTCGACCACATTGTTCAAGCTAGGATGTAAGTTAAGCAAAGAAGCTGAAGGTTTAAAGGGCATAACTTTATCAAGGGTACTATCCGCTGATGCCTCAACGAATCGAACACCTTCATCGTTGAGCAAAATTACTGGAATACCATTTTCGTCTTTACCTAATCGCCCTGCCCACTCCCTGTAAATCGCTAGGGCCTTTTGAAGCCCCAATTGAATCGCGGCGTTTGGTGGAGTGGGAGGGCGATAGGCATAGATGATAGCAATTTGGGCTTCATAAGTGACTTTATCAAAGACACTAAGGGGAATATAGGATTTAGTAGAAGGAGGGATAATGTTGTCTTCATAGAAAGGCTTAATGATTTTTGAACTTTCTATTTTGACCTTCATGGTTTTCTCCAATTCTTTGATTTTGGATAAGTAGATAGAGAGAATTAGAAGAGAAGAATGGCTAAGCTTGAGTTATGGTAATAGCATGAGTTGGgtttatataagtatataatcATTGCAAAAAAATCCTACAATATTATTGGCTAGTTAGACGTGTTTATGttataaagaagaaagaagaatatTAAAAATTGGCAACAGAAACTAGTGGAAGAAAAAGGGAGTCTAGAAGGGTCCGACTATAAAGGTCTATTATATGCCgtcttatcttattttttttattagaaactgTTTTAAAACTTGAATTCGTAACCTTTTAATCACATGGTagtagaagaaaataaaacagtCAAAAGTGGAAATTAAATAGTTGGCCTATATTATATCATTCAATCAGTGTGGAAGTGCTTAAATCTTATTTAGCTACTTAATTAGTAGCCCTTGAAGATGCTACACAGACAATTAAAGTAAATCCTACTATTTGTTAATTTGTGAGTTAGGGATGACTTTCTTTATCAGTGTGgtgttaatttttaataattgaattaCAAAACAACCTTGTGACCAAGTTCAGTACTGATAGTCATGTGATACCAACAACCCTTCTTGTTAAATGTACAACTCATTGACAACTTCGAATTATCTTTTTTGGTACTTAAATccataattttcttgtattccCTTCTAAAAGACCGGGTCTTTTATATTATGttcttttactaaaaaaaaattaaaaaaaatatgcctAGAATAAAAAATTTCGACCTTAACGAATCGATAAGATAGGGTGAATCCTCAATCCTTAACGAGTGTTGATTCATAATGCATTGGACAAAATATTCATCTTTAAAAATGTTAGGTAATGAGGTGCCGTGTCCAATGTAAAAGTTATTCTAGATTATTACTCTTTTTGTTCTAATTTATACATTAACTTTAACTTGATAAgaatttcttcttaaaaaaaagactttataaatttatagtatatgtatttgatataaattatttcaaggCTTTAATAGGAATTTGAAAGTTaagtaattattaataatagaaAAGTATCATTCTcgttttaaaaaaacttaaaattaagtGTGTCAcctacattgaaagaaatagtACACATTATCACATTGCAAGCCTTACCAAACAAATCATATTCAAGTAAAAGttgttattaattaaatttcgaAACGActattaaatatttgatgagGAAAAAAAGAACCCTATCATCGTGTTATCATGGACATGTAAACGTGTGTGATTGGCATATAGTCAATAATTACAGCTAGGTTATAAAAGGTAACATTTGTTTACTTTACTTTTTGAATTTCTCTGAAATGAGCTACTTCAAAtagaatagagaaaaaaaataaaatttattttattttatctttggTTAGcttatggaaaatatttttcatataaatttatctttttaaaatttaaagaaaatgacttatatttttcaattatttttaaaaacacctCACACTTCaatgtttctttttttggtaaaagaggtgatatattaatatattaagttAGCCTCATAATCAATTGTGTCTGCATTGCTGCTAGCTTCAGACTGCATTACATGATATcgacattttaattatttattctaacTCAAGTCTCGAGTAGTAATCTAAATACTAATTCAAAATTCGATcatgattttcaattttaatcatGACTTATAACTATGATCTAGCAATAACTGACAAGTTTTTTGGGGTTTTTTAATGGCGGCTAATATGATAACGAAAGAAGAATTGCCAAATGCCCATaccctaaaataattaattaaggctacaatatattaaattacgaaaaatgagattttattttcacCTATTCGATTGCTTTAACTAACTTTGTAAGACCACACTCAAGAATTAAAATGAGTTAGATCTTAGATGACATGATCACACTTAGAAATATTGTTTAATTTGTATAGTATAGCTAAGTTTTGCCAAATTACTTTCTCGTGGGCTAATTCTATCTATGAAGTTTGGAAAGAGCGAAAGGTGTATaaatcttatttcttttttgaatatgcTAAAATTATTTTCGAAAGATTCGTAACAaattaaacttgaaaaatatattcaaaataattaatatatcatGCATGCTagtgtaaaataaaattttaaaaaccacgtttttttttctttttgcgaTAAACTCTCTATAttttaatgagtttaatataCACGTTTTTACGGCCCAAAATATTCTTATTATTCGTATATacatatttcttcatattttgaaaatacaattaatattttgtatagaaaatgatttaaaataaatattttgctCTCACTTAACTCCAtatctaatatcaatatatatttatatattatcagTATACATAACTTAAAGGTCTTTTCCACTCCATATTTTCTCTCCCCGTGACTTCTTACTCTCGGTTTTCTTCCTTTCTAGTTCCATTAAGTCCACAACTACTTTGAATTTCTTGATTGATACTTCCATTAAGTTCAAATTATTACCCCTAAAAGCAGCTGAATTAGGTGAACACAATAAATACCTTAGTACAAAACGTTACATTTGGCAAAAATATATCGTcactttaatttgatttggacTTTTTGACTTGTGGTACATGCGTACTGCTTGAATAAGACTTGTCCGTCTACTCCAAGAATTCATAAAATgacataataaaatttaaaatgttaacGTATCTTTGATACACGTGTCACAATTTAATAAAAGGACAGCaattttgaaattgataaataattactaattgTAAAGCAGATAAAATTAGTTACAAACTTTCGTACCTATAGCCTATAGGATTTGCTTTTATAATACtcctatttattttataataatagcACTTCGTTTTGGTACCCACAATATTCACATTATATTCGTAACAATCTCACAATCTTAAAACTAATTCGAACCACTGAGTTCTAGTGTAACTAGCAATCTCAAATcgaattttgaaaaatagtagtacatattttttttctgttgGTCTTAAATACATGATTTTAATTAGTCGAAACCTCAAAATTgatataaagagaaaaaatttaaatataagataaacaatcgattaataaattaatcaaagtgTCATGTCAAAATGGAGTGATCCCACACTAGATATGTTGACGGTGCATGGAAAAAATGTTGTGGTAGGTGTCATTGttatctaaaaaattattcaagCAAGTTAATGCACGtaatttgtttttaaagaaaaaagttgGTTAGCAAAGTCCTAATCTAGGCCAGCCGTGATATAAATGGTCCATATAAATATGTAGTACTCGATGTCACAAGAGTCGAGACGTGGCTTTTTTTATATAAgagatcaaaaaagaaaattcctTTGATAAATAATAGATGTATATATGGAATTTTGTTggccacaaaaaaaaaaatatacaataacaccttaaaaaagttataatataCGTATCATGAATTTGCGTTATAACAAGTATAGTGTTAAATCGAATTTCTAAAACACAATGATGAAGCAGAGTACCAGACCTTAATTTAGCGAAGTGCATTGAGTTTAATCACAAGGAGTGTTTGTGATCATGTTTACGGTGGAGCACGAATTAATGAGATTAATAGAtttttaagttgataaatttttgagaaaaataaaaggaataaaGTATTGTGTCTACTATTAaagtagaagaaaaagaaaagagtaaaatGTCGTATAGATAATTTTGTACACGTACGTGAATATTATACACTCATTTGGTCATTTTAAGTAggtcatatataatttaatttaatttactaaAAGATAGTTTTGTAAAGTTTCTCACAAACACTCTTACGTAATTTTgttcataatttaaataaaaaaaatttcaagtcaaaaaattgaatcaagttatttaaataacttgatttttatttagttttattttgattttattagacaaccaaagaaataattgatctgataaaaaatatatacacgttttttttataatatgtactagttatttatattttttatgatcaattttAAATGTCAATAGTATatgttttcatttaaatatattaaacaaaCCTAAAAGGccgaa
Proteins encoded in this window:
- the LOC107022615 gene encoding agmatine hydroxycinnamoyltransferase 1-like; amino-acid sequence: MKVKIESSKIIKPFYEDNIIPPSTKSYIPLSVFDKVTYEAQIAIIYAYRPPTPPNAAIQLGLQKALAIYREWAGRLGKDENGIPVILLNDEGVRFVEASADSTLDKVMPFKPSASLLNLHPSLNNVVELVQVQVTRFTCGSLVVGFTAHHTVADGHSTSNFLVAWGQACRGLDINPLPLHDRTIFNPRNPPLIEYEHKGTEFMSKSVKKENSLNESTHHVMEDIVVHKVHFTVEFLAKLKAKASSMNNNNNNNSNNNRPYSTFESLVAHLWRAIIKARGLSGFETTHIRISVNGRMRLNPRVPNEYFGNLVLWAFPTSKVKDLLREPLPYATKLIHDAVVKVNNNYFRSFIDFANHKDEDLIPTADMNKHILCPNLEVDSWLRFPFYDLDFGTGCPYMFMPSYFPTEGMMFLLPSFIGDGSIDAFIPLFQDNLPTFKKICYSLDLA